In a single window of the Bacteroidales bacterium genome:
- the folK gene encoding 2-amino-4-hydroxy-6-hydroxymethyldihydropteridine diphosphokinase produces the protein MKTYLILGSNIGDKLYYLKKAIDLIEKNIGKIILKSSVYESEPWGFKSKNKFANQVTCIDTKKSPENILENILLIEKKLDRVRSSKQFTDRTIDVDILFTDDLIIEKNNLKIPHPLLHKRKFVLVPLAEIAGDFVHPVLKKTIKKLLEECEDKLAVRKFL, from the coding sequence ATGAAAACATATTTAATTTTAGGAAGCAATATTGGGGATAAGCTTTATTATTTGAAAAAAGCAATTGATTTAATTGAAAAAAATATTGGAAAAATAATTTTAAAATCTTCAGTTTACGAAAGTGAACCTTGGGGATTTAAAAGTAAAAATAAATTTGCAAATCAGGTTACCTGTATTGATACAAAAAAATCTCCAGAAAATATTCTTGAAAATATTTTATTAATTGAAAAAAAACTTGATAGGGTTCGCTCTTCCAAACAATTCACTGACCGCACAATTGATGTTGATATTTTATTTACTGATGATTTGATTATTGAAAAAAACAACTTGAAAATTCCACATCCTTTATTGCATAAAAGAAAATTCGTTTTGGTGCCACTTGCCGAAATTGCTGGGGATTTTGTTCATCCTGTTTTAAAAAAAACTATTAAAAAATTATTGGAGGAATGTGAAGATAAATTAGCAGTAAGAAAATTTTTATAA
- the sppA gene encoding signal peptide peptidase SppA, translating to MKQFFKFMFASMLGFFLTWLIIVIIMISIFATAITFSKNNKTEISNNSLLYLKLDQPIEDRAANNPFSNFSSFSNKKAIGLNEIIKCIKAAKSDKKIKGIFLELNDVPSGIATVEEIRNALLDFKTSKKFIISYSEGYSQKAYYLATTSDEIILNPEGILAFGGIGARLMFFKGSLEKLEIEPEVIRHGKFKSAVEPFTLDKMSDANREQTKEFVSTIWNTILKGISETRKISTEELNLIADSLKLSNANNALKYKMIDAIMYKDEVLAKINEKLKVDKNSKIKLISINSYLQSPHVISSVERNTKYDKITVIYASGDIITGEGGDDNIGSEKFSNVIREARLDKKVKAVVLRINSPGGSALASEIIWREIELTKKIKPVVVSMGNVAASGGYYIACPANKIIAQPNTITGSIGVFGILFNTKKFMNNKLGITFDNVNTNAYSDIGSPYRPISNFEKMKIQNEVERIYDVFLEHVAEGRKLTKVQVDSIGQGRVWSGVDAKKIGLIDDFGDLQKAIEIAADLAKLKNYRIQTLPKQKEAFEQIMELLNSSAETKIMKNELGEYYKYMQNMKSILSMDKIQARMPFMEIE from the coding sequence ATGAAACAATTCTTTAAATTCATGTTTGCCTCTATGCTGGGCTTTTTCTTAACGTGGCTCATAATTGTGATAATTATGATTTCAATATTTGCAACTGCTATAACCTTTTCGAAAAACAATAAAACTGAAATTTCGAACAATTCGTTGCTATATTTAAAATTAGACCAACCAATTGAAGACAGAGCTGCAAATAATCCTTTTTCGAATTTTTCTTCTTTTTCAAATAAAAAAGCAATTGGTCTTAATGAAATTATAAAATGCATAAAAGCTGCAAAGAGTGATAAAAAAATAAAAGGAATATTTTTAGAATTGAATGATGTTCCTTCAGGAATTGCAACTGTTGAAGAAATACGAAATGCTTTACTTGATTTCAAGACATCAAAAAAATTCATAATAAGTTATAGCGAAGGATATTCACAAAAAGCATATTATCTGGCAACAACATCGGATGAAATAATTCTGAACCCTGAGGGAATACTTGCTTTCGGAGGCATCGGAGCAAGGTTGATGTTTTTCAAAGGTTCACTTGAAAAATTAGAAATAGAACCCGAAGTTATAAGACACGGGAAATTCAAAAGTGCAGTTGAACCATTTACACTTGATAAAATGAGCGATGCAAACCGTGAGCAAACAAAGGAATTTGTAAGTACAATATGGAACACTATTTTAAAAGGTATTTCGGAAACCCGTAAAATCAGTACCGAAGAACTTAATCTTATTGCCGACAGCTTAAAGCTTTCCAATGCCAATAATGCATTAAAATATAAAATGATTGATGCAATAATGTATAAAGATGAGGTTTTAGCGAAGATTAACGAAAAACTTAAAGTTGACAAAAATTCAAAAATTAAATTAATTTCAATTAACAGCTATTTACAATCTCCGCATGTTATTTCAAGTGTTGAAAGAAATACTAAATACGATAAAATTACTGTAATTTATGCTTCCGGCGATATTATCACAGGCGAAGGCGGAGATGATAATATAGGTTCTGAAAAATTTTCCAATGTAATTCGTGAAGCACGACTTGATAAAAAAGTTAAAGCTGTTGTACTGAGAATAAATTCTCCGGGCGGAAGCGCTTTAGCATCTGAAATTATTTGGCGTGAAATTGAGCTGACAAAAAAAATTAAACCTGTTGTAGTTTCTATGGGAAATGTGGCAGCTTCTGGCGGTTATTATATTGCATGTCCTGCCAATAAAATTATTGCACAACCAAATACCATTACTGGTTCAATAGGTGTATTCGGAATCCTTTTCAATACAAAAAAATTCATGAACAACAAACTCGGAATCACTTTCGATAATGTTAACACAAATGCTTATTCCGACATCGGTTCACCATACCGTCCTATTTCAAATTTCGAAAAAATGAAAATTCAAAATGAAGTTGAAAGAATTTATGATGTATTTTTAGAACATGTTGCAGAAGGAAGAAAATTAACCAAAGTTCAGGTTGATAGTATTGGACAAGGAAGAGTTTGGAGTGGCGTTGATGCTAAAAAAATTGGTTTAATTGATGATTTCGGCGATTTGCAAAAAGCAATTGAAATCGCTGCCGATTTGGCAAAACTGAAAAATTACAGAATCCAAACATTGCCAAAACAAAAAGAAGCATTTGAACAAATTATGGAATTGCTTAATTCAAGCGCAGAAACAAAAATTATGAAAAATGAATTAGGAGAATATTACAAATACATGCAAAACATGAAATCGATTTTAAGCATGGATAAAATTCAGGCAAGAATGCCGTTTATGGAAATTGAATGA
- the cysS gene encoding cysteine--tRNA ligase codes for MKNRKIYLYNSLSKKKELFEPINSPFVGMYVCGPTVYGEPHLGHARPAITFDLLFRYLNHLGYKVRYVRNITDVGHLENDADEGEDKIEKKARTEKIEPMEIAQYYTDMYHDAMQKLNIKKPSIEPRASGHIIEQIELVKKIIDNGFAYISEGSVYFDVEKYNEKNNYGKLSGRILDDLMAFTRELQGKHEKKNSFDFALWKKASPEHIMKWESPWSIGFPGWHLECSAMGSKYLGEYFDIHGGGMDLLFPHHECEIAQSVAANKKDPVKYWMHNNMVTINGQKMGKSLNNFITLNEFFNGSHSALEKPYSPMTIRFFILQAHYRGTVDFSNEALQASEKALHRLFASIETLNKIIPSSESTVKIKELNEKCYEAMDDDFNSPVVLANLFEGVKIINSVNDGKEKINKNDLELLKNTFNTFIFDILGLKAEEASTKNELTDELMNIILSIRQNAKTNKDFATSDKIRDELAKLNISIKDMKDGAEWKMGKNGFTK; via the coding sequence ATGAAAAATAGGAAGATATATTTATACAATAGTTTATCAAAAAAGAAAGAATTATTTGAACCAATTAATTCGCCGTTTGTTGGAATGTATGTTTGCGGACCAACTGTTTATGGTGAGCCGCATCTCGGTCATGCACGTCCGGCAATTACTTTCGATTTGCTCTTTCGCTATTTGAATCATCTCGGATATAAAGTTCGCTATGTAAGAAATATCACTGATGTTGGGCATTTGGAAAATGATGCCGATGAAGGCGAAGATAAAATTGAAAAAAAAGCACGCACCGAAAAGATTGAGCCAATGGAGATTGCTCAATATTATACTGACATGTATCACGATGCGATGCAAAAATTAAATATCAAAAAGCCAAGCATTGAACCAAGAGCATCAGGTCATATCATTGAGCAAATAGAACTTGTAAAAAAAATTATTGACAACGGATTTGCTTATATTTCCGAAGGTTCAGTTTATTTTGATGTAGAAAAATATAACGAAAAAAATAATTACGGAAAACTTTCAGGAAGAATTCTTGACGACCTTATGGCTTTTACGCGCGAACTACAGGGAAAGCATGAGAAAAAAAACAGTTTTGATTTTGCACTTTGGAAAAAAGCAAGTCCCGAACATATTATGAAATGGGAATCTCCATGGAGTATTGGTTTTCCCGGCTGGCATCTCGAATGTTCTGCAATGGGCTCAAAATATCTCGGCGAATATTTTGACATTCATGGTGGCGGAATGGATTTACTTTTTCCTCATCATGAATGTGAAATTGCACAATCAGTTGCCGCCAACAAGAAAGACCCAGTAAAATATTGGATGCACAATAACATGGTAACCATCAACGGACAAAAGATGGGTAAGTCGTTAAATAATTTTATCACTCTTAATGAATTTTTTAACGGCTCTCATAGTGCATTGGAAAAGCCATACAGTCCAATGACAATCAGGTTTTTTATTTTGCAGGCGCATTATCGAGGCACAGTTGATTTTTCAAATGAAGCACTACAGGCATCGGAAAAAGCATTACATCGATTGTTTGCAAGCATTGAAACATTGAATAAAATTATTCCTTCATCAGAGTCGACAGTTAAAATAAAAGAACTGAATGAAAAATGTTACGAAGCAATGGACGATGATTTCAACAGTCCTGTTGTGCTTGCTAATTTATTTGAAGGCGTAAAAATTATAAATTCTGTGAACGACGGTAAAGAAAAAATAAATAAAAATGATTTGGAATTATTGAAAAATACATTCAATACTTTTATTTTTGATATACTCGGTTTGAAAGCAGAAGAAGCATCAACCAAAAATGAATTAACAGATGAACTGATGAATATTATTCTTTCCATTCGCCAGAATGCAAAGACAAATAAGGACTTTGCAACATCAGATAAAATAAGAGATGAACTTGCAAAATTAAATATCTCGATAAAAGATATGAAAGATGGAGCGGAGTGGAAGATGGGAAAGAATGGATTTACTAAATAA
- a CDS encoding M28 family peptidase, with the protein MKNIFRIVVTLVILVYLTSCTCNKEKPQTNNNDTTKTKKIIITADFNADSAYLFTKKQVDFGPRVNNSKAHDKCEKYLTDKLKEYTSDVIVQKANVTAFDGKILKCRNIIASFNSSSNNRIALFTHWDSRPFADQDTVDKSKPIDAASDGASGVAILIEIARQLKMKQSNVGVDIILIDAEDYGQPEDSKFPKKQDTYCLGAQYWAKNPHKQNYTANFGILLDMVGAKDATFRMEGVSMYFAKSVVKKIWDIANEIGYSGYFLYEGAGEITDDHYYINTIAKIPCIDIIQIDANGRFAKYWHTHNDNMKIIDKNTLKAVGQTLLEVIYREGEGI; encoded by the coding sequence ATGAAAAATATTTTCAGAATAGTTGTAACGCTTGTAATTCTTGTGTATTTAACATCCTGCACCTGCAATAAAGAAAAACCTCAGACAAATAATAATGACACAACAAAAACAAAAAAAATAATAATTACTGCTGACTTCAACGCTGATTCTGCATACTTGTTTACAAAAAAGCAAGTTGATTTCGGACCAAGAGTAAATAATTCAAAGGCACATGATAAATGCGAAAAATATTTAACCGACAAATTAAAAGAATATACTTCCGATGTTATTGTTCAAAAAGCAAATGTTACTGCATTTGACGGAAAAATATTAAAATGCAGAAATATTATTGCTTCATTTAATTCAAGTTCAAATAACAGAATTGCTCTTTTCACTCACTGGGATTCGCGCCCTTTTGCCGACCAGGATACTGTTGACAAGAGCAAACCAATAGACGCTGCAAGTGATGGTGCAAGCGGTGTGGCAATATTAATTGAAATTGCAAGACAACTTAAAATGAAACAATCAAATGTTGGAGTTGACATAATTTTGATTGATGCCGAAGATTACGGGCAACCTGAAGACAGCAAATTTCCTAAAAAACAAGATACATATTGCCTTGGTGCGCAGTATTGGGCTAAAAATCCTCATAAGCAAAATTATACTGCAAATTTTGGAATACTCCTCGACATGGTTGGTGCAAAAGATGCAACATTCAGAATGGAAGGCGTATCGATGTATTTCGCAAAATCAGTAGTTAAAAAAATTTGGGACATTGCAAATGAAATAGGATATTCCGGTTATTTTTTATATGAAGGAGCCGGCGAAATTACCGACGACCATTATTATATAAACACTATAGCAAAAATTCCATGCATTGATATTATTCAAATTGATGCAAACGGAAGATTCGCAAAATACTGGCATACTCACAATGACAATATGAAAATTATTGATAAAAATACTCTTAAAGCAGTTGGGCAAACTTTGCTCGAAGTCATTTACCGTGAGGGAGAAGGAATTTAA
- the mtgA gene encoding monofunctional biosynthetic peptidoglycan transglycosylase yields MTKRKIKLPKSLINFLKFIRIAVVVFFIVSILCVILFRFVNPPITPLMVIRTMEVKSNNEKNTINKTWVSIENISPNLVQAIVTSEDQSFTHHWGFDFNAIRKVYDMNSSNKKRGLRGASTISQQTAKNVFLTPSRTWLRKGFEVYFTALIELFWSKKRIMEVYLNIIELGNGIYGVEEASQYYFHKSAKKLTKYEAASIAAIIPNPRNWSPVKPNARVARRTAWIFYMMDRIERVKF; encoded by the coding sequence ATGACAAAAAGAAAAATCAAACTTCCAAAAAGCTTAATAAACTTCCTAAAATTTATAAGAATTGCAGTAGTTGTATTTTTTATTGTCAGCATTTTATGTGTTATACTTTTTCGTTTTGTAAATCCGCCAATTACACCATTGATGGTAATAAGAACAATGGAAGTAAAATCTAATAACGAAAAAAATACAATAAATAAAACATGGGTTTCAATTGAAAATATTTCTCCGAATCTTGTGCAGGCAATAGTTACTTCGGAAGATCAGAGTTTCACTCATCACTGGGGTTTTGATTTTAATGCAATTCGGAAAGTATATGATATGAATAGCAGCAACAAGAAACGTGGTTTACGCGGAGCCAGTACAATTTCTCAACAAACGGCAAAAAATGTTTTTCTCACTCCCAGTCGTACATGGCTTAGAAAGGGTTTTGAAGTTTATTTCACTGCTTTAATAGAATTGTTTTGGTCGAAAAAAAGAATTATGGAAGTATATCTTAATATTATAGAGCTTGGAAATGGAATATATGGAGTTGAAGAAGCATCACAATATTATTTTCATAAATCCGCAAAAAAATTAACAAAATACGAAGCGGCTTCGATAGCTGCAATAATTCCTAATCCGAGAAATTGGTCGCCAGTTAAGCCAAATGCAAGAGTTGCAAGAAGAACTGCCTGGATTTTTTATATGATGGATAGAATTGAGAGAGTTAAATTTTAA
- the rpoN gene encoding RNA polymerase factor sigma-54 — protein sequence MLNQRLQQKLLQKLSPQQIQLMKLLQIPTISLEQRIKQEVEENPALEEGKEDEEEQNETDEFSDMEGEDNAPEENSETEKETEKDEFNLSDYVDEDEIPLYKTSVNNVASDDEKKEIPFASTISFQENLLSQLGLKNLDERKHIIAETIIGNIDDSGYLQRELSAIVNDLAFSQNITTDVKELEELLKIINDFEPSGVGARNLQECLLIQLERKEGKNKKTNIAILIIKICFEEFTKKHYEKIVKKLDITDEELKESIKEILKLSPKPGDAFDSQKTIQYVIPDFSIFNNNGTLELTLNSKNAPELRLNRAYTDMAHEYNNTKNKNSDKAKETLMFVKQKIEAAKWFIDAVKQRQNTLYNTMEAIMNYQYEYFIDGDETKLKPMVLKDIADIVNYDISTISRVVNSKYVQTNFGTIFLKNLFSESLHTDSGEDVSTKEVKKILRDCIEIESKKKPLTDEKLTTILKEKGYNIARRTVAKYREQLNIPVARMRKEL from the coding sequence ATGCTAAACCAGAGATTACAACAAAAGCTATTACAAAAACTATCTCCTCAGCAGATTCAACTGATGAAACTGTTGCAAATTCCTACTATATCACTTGAACAAAGGATAAAACAGGAAGTTGAAGAAAATCCTGCCCTCGAAGAAGGAAAAGAAGATGAAGAAGAACAAAATGAAACTGACGAATTTTCCGATATGGAGGGCGAAGATAATGCTCCGGAAGAGAATAGTGAAACTGAAAAGGAAACTGAAAAGGATGAATTTAATTTGTCCGATTATGTTGATGAAGATGAAATTCCATTGTACAAAACATCCGTCAATAATGTTGCTTCTGATGATGAAAAAAAAGAAATTCCATTTGCTTCGACAATAAGTTTTCAGGAAAATCTTTTAAGTCAGCTTGGGCTCAAAAATCTAGATGAACGCAAACATATAATTGCCGAAACAATTATCGGAAACATTGATGATAGCGGATATCTGCAAAGAGAACTTTCAGCAATTGTAAATGATTTGGCATTTTCTCAAAACATAACGACTGATGTTAAAGAACTTGAAGAATTATTGAAAATTATTAATGATTTTGAACCTTCAGGAGTTGGAGCAAGAAACCTTCAGGAATGCCTTCTTATTCAACTTGAACGAAAAGAGGGAAAAAATAAAAAAACAAATATTGCAATTCTCATAATCAAAATATGTTTTGAGGAATTTACAAAAAAACATTACGAAAAAATAGTAAAAAAACTTGACATCACTGACGAAGAACTTAAAGAATCCATAAAAGAAATATTAAAACTAAGCCCGAAGCCGGGTGATGCTTTTGATAGCCAGAAAACCATTCAGTATGTTATTCCCGACTTTTCCATTTTCAATAATAATGGAACCCTTGAACTGACATTAAATTCAAAAAATGCTCCTGAGCTGCGATTAAACAGAGCTTACACAGATATGGCTCATGAATATAATAATACAAAAAATAAAAATAGTGATAAGGCAAAAGAAACATTAATGTTCGTGAAGCAAAAGATTGAAGCAGCAAAATGGTTTATCGATGCAGTAAAACAAAGACAAAACACTCTTTATAATACAATGGAAGCAATAATGAATTATCAATATGAATATTTTATTGATGGCGACGAAACAAAACTGAAACCAATGGTTTTAAAAGATATTGCCGACATTGTGAATTACGACATTTCAACAATTTCAAGAGTTGTAAACAGCAAATATGTTCAAACAAATTTCGGAACAATATTTCTTAAAAATTTATTTTCCGAATCATTGCATACCGACAGCGGTGAAGACGTTTCAACAAAGGAAGTGAAAAAGATTTTACGGGATTGCATTGAAATTGAAAGCAAGAAAAAACCTTTGACTGATGAAAAATTAACAACTATTTTGAAAGAAAAAGGTTATAACATTGCCCGAAGAACAGTAGCCAAATACCGTGAACAACTTAATATTCCCGTTGCACGAATGAGGAAGGAATTGTAA
- a CDS encoding AAA family ATPase has protein sequence MNYKSDVEAVNAFNVKFKELRSEIAKVIVGQDEIVKSVLISIFGNGHCLLVGVPGLAKTLLVSTISKVLGLNFSRIQFTPDLMPSDIIGTEILDENRKFKFVKGSLFANIILADEINRTPPKTQSALLEAMQERAITAAGTTYQLDKPFFVLATQNPIEQEGTYPLPEAQLDRFMFNVWLDYPTFIQEKEIVNQTTSDYEATLNKILNAEEIVYFQNLVRKIPVNDNIVDYAVKLAHKTRPGKETAHEISNEYVSWGAGPRASQYLIIGAKCHAIINDKYSPDIEDVKAVALPILRHRIIRNYKAEAENITVENIVDEIMKSL, from the coding sequence ATGAACTACAAATCTGACGTGGAAGCAGTAAATGCTTTTAATGTAAAATTTAAAGAACTGAGAAGCGAAATTGCAAAAGTAATTGTCGGACAGGATGAAATTGTTAAAAGTGTTTTAATTTCAATATTTGGAAACGGACATTGTCTTTTAGTTGGTGTTCCCGGACTTGCAAAAACATTACTTGTTAGTACAATTTCAAAAGTTTTAGGATTAAACTTCAGCAGAATTCAGTTTACTCCCGACTTAATGCCTTCAGATATCATAGGAACCGAAATACTTGACGAAAACAGAAAATTTAAATTTGTTAAAGGATCTTTGTTTGCAAATATCATTCTTGCTGATGAAATAAATCGTACTCCACCGAAAACGCAATCGGCTTTACTCGAAGCAATGCAGGAAAGAGCAATAACTGCGGCGGGAACAACATATCAGCTTGACAAGCCATTTTTTGTTCTTGCAACACAAAATCCTATTGAGCAGGAAGGAACATATCCTCTGCCCGAAGCACAACTCGACAGATTCATGTTCAATGTTTGGCTCGATTATCCCACGTTTATACAAGAAAAAGAAATTGTAAATCAAACAACATCCGATTACGAAGCAACTTTAAATAAAATTCTCAACGCTGAGGAAATAGTATATTTTCAAAATCTCGTAAGAAAAATTCCCGTAAATGATAACATTGTTGATTATGCTGTAAAGCTTGCGCATAAAACAAGACCCGGAAAAGAAACTGCTCATGAAATTTCAAATGAATATGTTTCATGGGGTGCAGGACCCAGAGCTTCGCAGTATTTAATTATCGGAGCAAAATGCCATGCAATTATTAACGACAAATATTCTCCCGACATTGAAGATGTGAAAGCCGTTGCATTGCCAATTTTGCGGCATCGCATAATCCGCAACTACAAAGCCGAAGCCGAAAATATTACTGTTGAAAATATTGTTGATGAAATTATGAAGAGTTTGTAA